Genomic DNA from Gimesia aquarii:
GCGAGTCCAATCGCTTGAGTTTGTTCGCTGGTATGCTTTTTGATTTGTTGTGCAAATCTGTTATGAAAATAATGACGTAGAGAGAACCACGAAATCGCATCTCGTTTCGAAACAATATTGGCAGCGTGTGACGACTTGACTCGTAACACAGCACCAATTTGCTGTTGACGAAAATAAGTCTGAATGTCGAAATCATGTGGGTTCTGCTGACTGGAAAACTGTTTTAATTCGCCACACACTTCAATGAGATCACCAACAGAAAGTAGGGGAAGTTGGTCCCGTTTCATTTGATGAACCGGATCAGAAATTGTGACATAAACTTTTCCAGTTACGGGAATCTTTGCTGCATCGGAGATGAGTTCTCTGCAATCGAGAATCAAATTGGTTCGTTGGGTAGGCTGATCTGGATCAAACTGTTCTTCATCTGCCGGAATCTCGGTTTGTGGCTTTGTACAAACTGTTCCCATCACTCGAACGATCTTTGCATTTGGATCTTGTTGATTGTCGTTCTTCAGTACGCGTGTGATATGATGAGGAGGATGACAAAACCAGAATTTATGATGCCGCATTCCTCCCAGGCAGACGACCAGGAGCAAAAGAATTACTGTAGAAAGAGAATTTCTCTGAATTCGGTAGCTGATAATCCAGGAAATCGTGGTTAGACCACCAAGAATCATCCAGTCAAATAAGTCTGGATGAAAATAGAAATCCAACAGAATTCCCAGCGAAAAACTAACAAATACGCTTAATGCAGGGGAGCGATTTGAATCTTTCGGAGCAAAGTCCACATTTAGTTCAGGATCAGAAGCGAGGGCAGAGGGTTCGCGTTTTGGAATGGACACCATGACCCCACTCTCGACTTAGTGTTCCTGAGGTAAATGCAAATCAACTTGATTATGCATGGTATAAAGCCGAAAACGTTTACCATCTGGAATCAGAAGCCCACTTGATTGATTCGCTGAAGAGGGGGTTAGCGGGTTTCCCGAATACTTGACCCAGTGTATGAGATCTTTTGATGCCGCAATATTTGTGGTCCACAAGGAAGGCTTTTGAGCGGCAGCGGTTCCATGGTAAATCATATAATAAACTCCCTGATACTTCAGAATCTGATTTGTGGCAATCATCTTCTGATCATAGGCATTGGGGCCCGGGATCAGCACCGGACGATCTTCATTGAGATTCGTCCAGACTTTTAAATCGGTTGAGCGAGCGAGCCAGATTCCCGCATCTCGTCTTTCGTAAAAGAGGTACCAATGTCCGTCTTCATACCAGACTGTGGGGGTTCCATAAGGACCTTTTGGAATCGGGGAGCCGTTTGCGAGTCGGACATCCAATGGTCTTACTCGTTTCCAGTTGATCGCATCAGTGGAGGTGAGGTGCTGTGCAATATCATGCTTGCCTTCTGCAAACATGTGATAAATGTTTCCCTGTTTGATGACCATCATATCTTCCACCCAATGGTCTTTGTATATTGGATTGCAGGGAGAACGTGTCCAGTGTATTCCGTCACAGGAATAGGCATAACCTAGCATTTTCAAGCCTGCTCTGGTGCCATCATAGCCTGTGAACCACATATGATAGAAGTTTCCCTCTTTGAGGATCCAACCACGTTCACGTATTTTTACGTCCCAATGTCCGGGGCCTTCTGCTTCGAAGATCGGATTGTTTTGATAGGGAACAAAATGGGTGAGCACTTTAGGAAAAACAATATCTTCAGCCGAAGCAGTATTACTTACACTCAAAATAATTGAGAGTAGTAACAAACAATGATGAAATAACTCAGGACATGCTTTCAGAACAATCTTAGCCATTTTTTCCCAATCATCAGGTTTCTAGAGTTTCCTCTCCCATCTTGCAGGAGATTCGCTATTATACGCAAGTCACTTTGAAAAATACAAAGAACAACAAATGAAATTTCAATACGCCTTAGACTATGGCTATTAGAAATAAAATTCAAAAGGTAATTCCATGTCAGATACAACTGCATTACTTGATATTCAGGGATTGAAAACTTACTTTCACACGAGCCGTGGCGTTGTGAAGGCTGTGGAAGATTTGACGATCAAAATTGAAAAAGGAAAAACCCTGGGTTTAGTTGGTGAATCTGGTTCAGGAAAATCAGTCACTTCTCTTTCCATTATGAAACTGCTTCCCGAAGCCGCGGCAGAAATTGATGCTGGATCAATCTCTTTCCTGGGGAAAGACCTTGTCAAGTTGTCTGATCCAGAAATGCGCGGGATTCGTGGCAGCGAAATCAGCATGATATTCCAGGAGCCAGGCACTTCTCTGAATCCTGTTTTTCGTGTGGGAAAGCAAGTGATGGAAGCCATTATGCTACATCAGCAGGTTAGTTCCGTGGAAGCAAAACAGAGAACGATTGCCCTTTTCCATGAGGTGGGGATCTTAGACCCCGAACGCAGGTTTTCAAGTTTTCCTCATGAAATGTCAGGAGGCCAGAAGCAGCGTGTGATGATCGCGATGGCCTTAAGCTGTAATCCGGAACTTTTGATTGCCGATGAACCGACCACAGCGCTTGATGTCACAATCCAGGCACAAATTCTCAATCTGATTCGAAAATTACGCGACGAGCGTGGCATGTCTGTTTTATTTATCACCCACGATTTGGGGGTGATTGCTGAAATTGCCGATGATGTCGCCGTGATGTTCCGTGGTAAATTAGTTGAGTACAAACCCGTTGTCGACATTTTTGAAAAACCCGAACATCCTTATACAAAGGGTTTGCTGGCTTGTCGGCCTGCATTAGATACAACATACAAGCGACTTCCGACCGTTTCTGATTTCATGGATATTGAAGAATCTGATGCGGGAGATTACACAATCCGTGAAAAGAAGTTTGATGAGAGTCAGTTTTTAAAACTCACTTCATTGGGGCGTAAACGATTATTACATCCCCGCTCAGAATTAGAAAAGATAGAGTATGAGTGGAATGAAGTCAAAGACCTTCCCGAGACTCAATTTGTCAGCGATGGCGAAGAACCTATCTTACGGCTGGACCAGTTACAGGTTTACTATCCGATAAAAAGTGGAATATTGAGACGAACCGTCGATCATGTCAAAGCGGTCGATGGAATCTCCTTGAATATTTATCGTGGACAAACATTGGGGCTTGTAGGGGAATCTGGTTGTGGAAAAACTACGGCTGGCAAGGCAATTGTGGGCCTCGCCCCCGTTACTGATGGAAAAATTCTATTGGAAGGAAACGACCTTGCTCATATGAGTCGTGCAGGGAGAAAACCATTTTGCCGTAAGGTGCAAATTATCTTTCAAGATCCATATAGTTCATTGAATCCGCGTATGATGATTTCGACCATTATCACTGAATCGATGACCGCTCATAATCTGGGAAAGTCAAAACAGGATCGTCGGGATCGAGCTGCTGCACTGCTGGAGGAAGTAGGATTACAGTCTGATTATCTGGATCGTTATCCCCATGAATTTTCTGGGGGACAGCGTCAGAGAATCTCAATCGCACGTGCCTTGGCGGTCGAACCAGAATTCATTATTTGTGATGAATCTGTTTCAGCTCTGGACGTCTCCGTACAGGCACAAGTACTGAATTTGCTCAAAGATTTACAGGAACAACACAACCTGACTTATATTTTCATCAGCCATGATTTGAGTGTCGTCAAGTTTATGTCTGATATGATGGCAGTCATGAATGCGGGAAAACTGATCGAAATCGGGCCTTCCGAAATGATTTATCAGAATCCTCATGAAGACTATACAAGAAAGTTGATTGATTCGGTTCCCACGGATAATCTGATGCAAATCAAGAATCGTGTTGAACATAGGAAAAATCGAGCATTGAAGCGTGAATGATCTTATATATGTAAATTTGTAGATATGTTTTGAGATTTCCAATTTCTCCCTCCCGTACAGTAGACCACCAGAATTGCCATTGCTAATCTTTCCCCCGTAGTCTGCGGGACCGGCAAGCTTTATGTCGGTTTGACATTTTGACATCCTGTATGGAAAGATTAGGAAAAAGAACATGACAATAAAATCATCATGGAGAGTTGTTTTAGCAAGTCTGTTGTGTCTACTGCTTATTCAACCAGTTTCTGCAGAAGAAACTAAAAAGAAGGGGGAACATGATTGGTTGATCAAACACCCTACAATTCAGAAACTCTTAAAACTGCACAATAAAGAACGAGCTCGACATGGGCTGCCTGCATTGACCCTGAACACAAAGATGTGTCTCAAAGCTCAAGAACACGCCACTTGGATGGCAGAAACTGGTTACTATCAACACAGTAATCTACCTTGGCCGGAAATCATTTTCCAGGGGCCCACATCAGCAGAAGCTGCTGTCAATGGGTGGATTGCCTCACCGGCTCATCACTCGATTATGCTAACTGGAACTCAAGCTGGTTTCGGCTACATGGTCATTAATGGCCAATATTATTGGGTAGGGGTCTTTCAATAAGAGCGAGTCAAAAAATGCTCTGAAGGCATTTGCCACTAAGTTAACAATGACAAGGCTGATTTTGGTTGATGATAAGTCTAAATGCTTCTTGCGTTTAAAACCAAAATCAGCCTTGTTCTATTTGACCCAGTCTGCCACAATCTAGCTCTACTGACTCATGTAGTTTGGCCAGATTTGGATGTTGACCTCAATCCTGGCTATTAAGTGATTTTTCCGACTTTGCAACGGAGTAATTTGAAGGAATGTCCATGTATCTAGTTTCCCGCCTGAATCTGCTACTGTTGACTCTCTCATTCACAATCTTTCTCACAGGATGCCCCGGCCCTTCCACGGAGAAGACCGAAGAAGCGGTTTCAAAATCGGATACCGATTCAAATTCGAATTCTGATGAAAAAAATTCAGAAGAACCTCCTGAAGTGTTATTGGAGCCATTCGATGCTCCTACTCTTGCTGAGCTGGACGCAAAAGCGAAATGGGAGAAACAGCCTGTACTAGATAGTTTGGAACTGTTACGCGAACGTCAGAGTAAAGAAAAACCACTGGTTAGTGTTTCTGAGGCTCTTAAGCTCAAAAATACCAATCAGGAAATCAATGAAAAAATCTTGAGCGCGTTAGGCAGACTTCCCGAAAGTGTGGAAGACGTCGATTGGGGGGCAACCATCAATCGTCATGTCTTGGCGGACCTCAAAAGTACCAATCCAATTATGGGTAGCTCTTCGGTTGAATTTGAAGTCTCTTCTCTGACCGGTTTTGGCTTATTTAGTTTCGACTGGAACTTCATTCCATTTGCTGTCTCAGACACAGTTGTTTCGTGGGATACCAGTGAAGATAAACTATACGACAAAGTCGTGCTGCGAGATGATCTCACCTGGTCAGATGGCGTACCAATTACCGCTCATGATATTGTGTTTACTTTTAAGACCATCATGAATCCCAAAGTCCCTGTTCCAGCTGTGCGATCTGGAACGGACCAGATTCGTTGGATTCAAGCCTACGATGATCAAACTCTGGTTTTCTTTCACAAAGAATCCCTGCCAACAAACGTATGGAATCTTAATTTCCCCATTATTCCCAAGCATATTTACGAGAAAGAATTGGAAACCGATCCGACTCTTCAGGATAGTGAATATCATGTGAAATATGAAAACAATCCTGTTACCGGTGGACCTTATGAATATGAGAAAAGAGTGCGCGGCCAGGAAATATTGCTGCGCCGTCGAGAGAGCTGGTATATGCATGATGGGAAAGAGGTCCGCACTCGTTCTTATTTTGAGCGAGTGCGCTTGCGAATTATTCAAGACCCGAACACGGCGCTATTGGCCTTGAAAAAAGGGGAAATTGATGAAATGGCATTGAATCCCGAGCTTTGGAAAACCCAAACCAAAGGCGAGGATTTTTATAAGAATTGTACAAAGGCAAATGGTCTGGAGTGGGTCTATTTTTACTTCGGTTGGAACACAAAGACGTTATTCTTTCAAGACAAAAAAGTACGACAGGCAATGGCTTATGCCTTCGATCATGATGAAATGTTAAATGAACTCTGTTATGGCCTCTATCAACCATGCACCGGGATTTATCACGAAACGGCCTGGATGTCACCAAAGCCAATGACAAAACCGTACAAACAAGATTTGGATAAAGCAGAAGACCTACTCGATGAAGCGGGCTGGATCGACCACGACGGTGATGGAATTCGTGACAAAAAATTTGATGGAAAAGTAATTCCGTTTCGTTTTTCTATTATGACTTCCAACAGACCTTTATCACTTTCGATCTGTACGTTGCTCAAAGAAAACTTGGAGCAAATTGGTATCATTTGTGATGTGAAACCGACTGAGTTTACTGTGATGCAGGAAAAATCTCGTAAGCATCAATTTCAGGCGATGTTTGCCGGGTGGGGAACAGGCACGGATCCCGACACTTCCATCAACTTATGGAAAACAGGGGCAGGCAGAAACTACGGAGAATACTCAAATCCAGAAATCGACAAACTCTTTGAAGAAGGGCGTCGAGAATTCGATAAAGACAAACGAGCGAAGATTTACGGAAAGATTCATAAAATCCTCTACGAAGATCAGCCTTATACATGGCTCTATTTTCGAAATTCCTTCTATGGATTCAATAAGGATTTGCGAGGGTATGTATTCAGTCCACGCGGTCCCTATGGATATGGCCCTGGCTTCAGCAGCCTGTGGAAGCCCGTCCCAAAATAGTCTCTGCTTTTGGTCTCTATCCTGAGTTCTCGCAGAATGGAGACCACCTGAAAGGCAGGGCAGGGTTGTATTGTTATTTGTAGTGATTCTGTTTGTGGATTGATTGAAAAGCATGTTCAGCTATCTCGTGCGAAGGCTCTTCATCGGGTTCATTACCCTCATCCTGATTACCTTCATGATCTTCGGCTTGATTCGAAATATGCCAGGTACGCCTATTTCTGTGAATATGGCAATGATTGATCCTGGAAAAGAACTGAATCCAGCAGATATTGAGCGTATGAAAAAAGCTTATGGGCTGGATAAACCCTGGCCACAAGCTTACGTGTTATGGGTAAAAAATGTAGTGCAGTTTGATTTTGGACGGTCAATCTCCCGGAAGCAA
This window encodes:
- a CDS encoding glycoside hydrolase family protein yields the protein MAKIVLKACPELFHHCLLLLSIILSVSNTASAEDIVFPKVLTHFVPYQNNPIFEAEGPGHWDVKIRERGWILKEGNFYHMWFTGYDGTRAGLKMLGYAYSCDGIHWTRSPCNPIYKDHWVEDMMVIKQGNIYHMFAEGKHDIAQHLTSTDAINWKRVRPLDVRLANGSPIPKGPYGTPTVWYEDGHWYLFYERRDAGIWLARSTDLKVWTNLNEDRPVLIPGPNAYDQKMIATNQILKYQGVYYMIYHGTAAAQKPSLWTTNIAASKDLIHWVKYSGNPLTPSSANQSSGLLIPDGKRFRLYTMHNQVDLHLPQEH
- a CDS encoding ABC transporter ATP-binding protein; translation: MSDTTALLDIQGLKTYFHTSRGVVKAVEDLTIKIEKGKTLGLVGESGSGKSVTSLSIMKLLPEAAAEIDAGSISFLGKDLVKLSDPEMRGIRGSEISMIFQEPGTSLNPVFRVGKQVMEAIMLHQQVSSVEAKQRTIALFHEVGILDPERRFSSFPHEMSGGQKQRVMIAMALSCNPELLIADEPTTALDVTIQAQILNLIRKLRDERGMSVLFITHDLGVIAEIADDVAVMFRGKLVEYKPVVDIFEKPEHPYTKGLLACRPALDTTYKRLPTVSDFMDIEESDAGDYTIREKKFDESQFLKLTSLGRKRLLHPRSELEKIEYEWNEVKDLPETQFVSDGEEPILRLDQLQVYYPIKSGILRRTVDHVKAVDGISLNIYRGQTLGLVGESGCGKTTAGKAIVGLAPVTDGKILLEGNDLAHMSRAGRKPFCRKVQIIFQDPYSSLNPRMMISTIITESMTAHNLGKSKQDRRDRAAALLEEVGLQSDYLDRYPHEFSGGQRQRISIARALAVEPEFIICDESVSALDVSVQAQVLNLLKDLQEQHNLTYIFISHDLSVVKFMSDMMAVMNAGKLIEIGPSEMIYQNPHEDYTRKLIDSVPTDNLMQIKNRVEHRKNRALKRE
- a CDS encoding CAP domain-containing protein — protein: MTIKSSWRVVLASLLCLLLIQPVSAEETKKKGEHDWLIKHPTIQKLLKLHNKERARHGLPALTLNTKMCLKAQEHATWMAETGYYQHSNLPWPEIIFQGPTSAEAAVNGWIASPAHHSIMLTGTQAGFGYMVINGQYYWVGVFQ
- a CDS encoding peptide-binding protein, whose protein sequence is MYLVSRLNLLLLTLSFTIFLTGCPGPSTEKTEEAVSKSDTDSNSNSDEKNSEEPPEVLLEPFDAPTLAELDAKAKWEKQPVLDSLELLRERQSKEKPLVSVSEALKLKNTNQEINEKILSALGRLPESVEDVDWGATINRHVLADLKSTNPIMGSSSVEFEVSSLTGFGLFSFDWNFIPFAVSDTVVSWDTSEDKLYDKVVLRDDLTWSDGVPITAHDIVFTFKTIMNPKVPVPAVRSGTDQIRWIQAYDDQTLVFFHKESLPTNVWNLNFPIIPKHIYEKELETDPTLQDSEYHVKYENNPVTGGPYEYEKRVRGQEILLRRRESWYMHDGKEVRTRSYFERVRLRIIQDPNTALLALKKGEIDEMALNPELWKTQTKGEDFYKNCTKANGLEWVYFYFGWNTKTLFFQDKKVRQAMAYAFDHDEMLNELCYGLYQPCTGIYHETAWMSPKPMTKPYKQDLDKAEDLLDEAGWIDHDGDGIRDKKFDGKVIPFRFSIMTSNRPLSLSICTLLKENLEQIGIICDVKPTEFTVMQEKSRKHQFQAMFAGWGTGTDPDTSINLWKTGAGRNYGEYSNPEIDKLFEEGRREFDKDKRAKIYGKIHKILYEDQPYTWLYFRNSFYGFNKDLRGYVFSPRGPYGYGPGFSSLWKPVPK